In the genome of Arachis stenosperma cultivar V10309 chromosome 6, arast.V10309.gnm1.PFL2, whole genome shotgun sequence, the window CTGcgttaaaataaaattgatgcTTCAAGAATATATGTTAATGTCCAAACTTTCTTTCCAAAATAAGCAAAGACCTCCGGACAAACCCCGGAGTTCTATGCAAAACATTTTATCAAAATGAAGATTCTTCCTAAGTTTGTTTACATACATTTCCTTTGCTCTTGTTTCCATTAAGAAAACAGCGAGTGGTTTAATCTGTTTGCACAGATTTTTCAATTCCAAAACTATCGCAGGAGCCGCTAACCCACGACAATTCCAACTGATTATGCTCATGGGTGAGGGTGGGGCATGATAAGGCCCGCCTCCTCAGCCTTTATGCCTTCCATAGTTTTTTCAATTCTTTGCGCATCTTGTACTCTCTGACCTTTACTTAAAATTGTTGGGAccatttttctcttctttcttacTCCCTGAAACTGTGCCGAATTCTCCCCTTCTTCAGTAACATCTTCTATTTGCATATGTATCTcttcttcccttcctctttttactcttaaagtaTTACATAATCTTTGAGCCAAATCAATCTTATACTAGTATGTTACTGTCATAATTTGGTTGTTGTTGACTTTCTCCTCTTCATCATCTGCAAGTTCAACAATATAAAACCCTTTGTCTTTCGTCTTGTGcatttgttttctattttttttctttacgtCTTTCTGGCTGCAATGTCTCTAGAACTTCTCAACATAATCGAACTTGATTCTCTCCTGAATGCCTTCTATATTTATTCTGTTCAACTCCATTCACTGCTCTTCCTCTGCTTTCTCCCCATGTTGCCCCTTCATCAGCTGCTCAGGAATTAAATCATGCTCTTCCTCCTGTGGGTCATTTTCTGATAGAAATATGGCCTTGTTAATTTTTTGGGATGCATCAGCCTGCTTGCTTAGTGACTCAGGCCCAtctatctttgttttatttttctgtgaAAGATCATCTACTTCTTTATCTTTATCCAAGCATTCTTGCTCCTGTATACTTAAAGCCTTTTTCTTGTGGGTTACTTGCATGAGCTCAACTTCTTTCTCTTTTGGTTTCAAAGTTTGGAAAAGGCCTTGTGAAGCTGGCCCAATCCCCTTCTCGTTTATCACTTTCTCATTCTTCCCCTCTACTAATATTATTTCAACcatacttttttttatctttttttgttcCTTTCTCCACATTCTGACCATCACACTTTCTAAGACATTGCGTATCTTCTCCCCTGTTCATTTCTTCTATCTCCGTCTGTTGTTGGAACCTTCTAGTTGCATGTAGGTATGCTTCAGTGTCTACCTGCTCTTGGATAGGCCTGCATTCTCTTCCTCCTTCCATTATCCATTCTCTATTCCATGTATTTTTTCCATGCGCCACCCATAAAATCGATTCTGAAGTTTTAATTATGCTGTCTTTTTTCCTGATTCCAACTTTTTCAGCTAATGAAGAAATTGACCTGAGTTCCAAAACTGAAAGATCTAGCCTATATCTTGATAAGTTTGGGTTATGAATAGCATTGCCTTCTCCTCTCTGCAGCTTCTCCTATCATGACCTATTCTTCCACAATTATATCAATAATCATATGACCTTTCATATTTAAATATCGCCCAAGAATAGCTGTCATTGCTTCTCTTGTACCAAAATCCTGTTTTCAATTGCTCCAACGCATTCACCTCCACTGACACTCAGAATGTTTCTAAGCAGATTCCTGTCAACGTAAGGATCTTCAACTTCTAATAGTTTTCCCAAAGAAGCTCCTATCTTTTCAGCATTACTTTTGTTCAACTTTTCCAAGGACAAGGCATGAACTTGGACCCAGATAGCAATGGAGTTATAACATACCTCTTCGAATGAAAGCTCTAGCCTCTACCATTGCAAGCTAAGCATATGTCCATCCACCCTCCATGGCCCTTCTCCGTAAATTTTTATGGCATCTTCTTCATGTTTGAAGttgaataaatatatatttgcGCCCATGCTTGAGATAATCAAACCTTGGGGCTCTCTCCACATTTTTCTGATTGATTTTTCCACAGTAACTTTGTTTACATTTTTCTCTGTCAAAATTCTTCCAACCAGCTTTTTTCTGATCTGATGTTCACCGACATTCTAGTCTCCATCAAGGTGAAAAACTTCTCCACCCAATATTTTCATGAGCTTGAAATGTTGACTTGCTAAACTTGGAATCTAGACTCAGAAATTTGTGATTGTTTTGGTTGATGATGTTatgattttttctttcttcctttaaCAGAAGCTCCGCTGTCGAAGTAGTTGCTCTAGCTATCTAGAGAGATCAGCTCTCCTTCGAGAGAAAAAGGATGAACTAGATGTTTTGTGATTGTGTTAAGTGTGGTAACTTTAAATTGTTTACCGCAAGGacaatttgaaaattttgtcTATCAAAAATTTAATTCTGCAACCTGGGCCTAAGGCTTGATGAACAAAAACTGGTTTCATTAAAAAATTGTTGTTTGTCCAAAACAAAGAGAGGAAAATGAATGTGTCTGATTtttgaatggaagaaaagagattttttttttttttttgttaagggCTAAACCCATTAACCTTACCCGAATCCTACAACCTCACCCACCTATTCCCAAACCCTCATCCCTTCTCCTAATTCCCTGATTCATCATGCAAGAGAGAGTTCTCCATGGTCATTGTCGTAGAACACTTTCCGACACAATCTCCCATGTTCTTTGGATCTAGAATGAATGAAGATGCTGCTGTACTCTCTGGTCGGATCTTTCCGCTGGCTGCGTCCTCAAAGAAGCCCGCCGCAAAGGGTTGTGAGGAACGGGCTCTACACGCAACCTTAGCCACGGTTCTCATACATTCACTATGTGTATATTTTTTCAATACTCTAAATAAGATATTAAGTACATATTAATTTGAAGAGtgattaattagtttatttatATGCTTAACTAAGTATTGtgtttaaattatattttgtatatataacaATTCATTAGTCAGttagtaataaatttttataataaattagtttttgatctatttataatgaattaatgaattagtttttgatctatttatattaaaaaatatatatatataaaaaacacacacacaaacaatttaataactaattattttataaaactataaatatgatattttttatatagataTTGGTATATAGATATTGTTTTCCtcctataaaaaaaaagaaacaagacatcagttctcttcttttttttttttttgtccttTACACAAAACACGCACACTACTACCACATGGGTTCTATATCCTTCACTCCAACCCTGTGGTTCAGCTCTGCCATTTGTCCAAAAGTCTCAACTGcgcttctcttctcttttttttttttctttcggcCATGGCTCGTCTTCGTACAAAggatctcaaatttttttttcttgaactGAAGAAAGTGAAAGTTTGAAGCAGTGCGACCCATCAAATTAAAAAGAAACCATGTTTGCCGTCTGAGGCCTACATTTTAACTTGACTTTGCTTTTTTGGATTACCAAAAACAGTTAAGGCCTGGTAAATGGTCCATGAGGTCGAATATCTGGCCCTTTTAAAAATAATGGTTGCACCAACTTAGATTGATCACATGTAAGGCTTTGGTCTACTGGTCATTATGTATACTTTACAACAAATACACCGGAATTTAAAAGATACAGTAAAAAACAGGAAAAATGTTTGTACTTAAGCCTTTGATTAATAacattcaaaaatatttttacttaaGCGGTTGAGcctttttttttggtgactagtAACATTTAACTCTTTTGTAataccaaaaaaagaaaattcaacTCTCTTATCTAAACATTTAAGAAGGATCGGAAATGCTTGATGTCCTAAAGAAAAAGACCTGATGACCTAATGAAACTCAATGCAAATGATTAACCAAAAGGTTTGAGTACTTTTGGCAATGTAAAAGTTTTTATAAAGAGATTCTTATCTACTAAATGAAATTTCAGTCTAtttaaatgaattaaattaaacttttaGCAATAAAACTTGAATAATGACTATTCAACCTGAATGAAATCTAAGAAATATaagtaaaaagataaaaaaaaaaaaaagttttagtACAACCAAAAGGATATAAAAAATGCATACTTAAATATTTCACTCTAAAATTTCCACTAATTAATTATCTATCAGACACTAAGAAAACTAATCCTAACAGTAAATACAGTATTTATTGACATTAGAATAACCATAATCTCTAATTCTCTAAACACTATACAGAATCTCAAAGAGATAACGTCTCCATCTCTGCTATTGGAAGATTCAGCTCCATTTGTTCCTTAGGCAGCAAGTCCACTTCTCTTATACAATTGGTAACCCCAGAAGCAATTAAAGGAAGGAATTTGCAGCAATTGAAGTCAATTCCTGGATATGAGTAGTTGCAGATTGTTCTCATAATTCCTGTATCAAAATTGTAAGAAAGAACAGTTCCTGGAATCTGCAAATATATGCTCCGTGCTTGTTCACTATAACCAATTGGTGAAATCTTGTAAGGTTCCCAATCAATGAATCTGCCATAAAAAATTTGGTACTTTGAGATAAATACTTCATGCATGATGCTTTGGACTAGTCTCCATCTAAACCTTTTGGAATCAATGCAAGCATAGTATGTTCCAAGAATATCATCTTCCTTGAGAAGATCCCAAATGTGGAAGCCATCAAAATCGGTGTAACAATAGTACACTCGACCACCCGATTTGCATAAAGAACGACGGTAAGTCATTGTTGATTGCCAAGACCAATCATCAAACAAATTTGGCAGTTCAAATAGCTCACAATGGCTACCTTTGACTTGGTACACAAGCAAATACCCTGCTATTTCCCAATGGATCGCTCCATTCGAGTAAAGAGGAGGCGTGCCAAGCTCTTGAAACTCGAATTCTGGCAAAGATGGCAAAGTCAAATGGGTGAGGTGTTTCCTACTCCAACATCCAGTGCCAGAAGAGAAGATATGCAGTTCTAGTCCGTTAGATTCGGATGAAGATCCTGCTTCAACAATCACAACCTCAAATTGGGAACCATCATAGGCTAACCCGATTCGAATGATGCGGCCAAGGGTGCTAGCCTGAGGAATCATGTGAGAGTTCTTGGTGAGGGGATTGAAGACATAATAGCAGGGTTGATCAACACTATAGCCAGACAAGAGGATCAAACCATTGCTAGAAGCAAGTGATTGCACAAAGTTTTCAGTGAAGAAGCTGAGGGAATTGTTAAGGACAGCACCATTCTCAGCATCATCCAAAAAGAGAAACTGAGATGAACCATTTTCGAACTGATAGTGGCAAACAAGACCTACGCTGCTATCACGAGAGGTTGTTCTAACACCTTGGAAATTGTTGTGCTCCATGTTCTTCATTCAGATTGGTGCTTATTCAAGACAAGAAACAATTTTTCTCCACCACGTTCTAAAACACCTGTGATTGTGAACAAACACATGAAACTTCTAATTGGAATTGACTTTGACTTGATcaatgtattttttatattgcAGGTGCATACGAAACTTCTTGTGGCcttttagtgaaaaaaaaaaactaataaggCACAAAAATTACAAAGAAATTACACAGAAATTAACATTAAAGTTTCCACTTTATTAGAAAAGACAATCATGACATGAAAGCAGAAAAAACAAAGCCAAAGAAAAAATGTGAACCAAATCAAATTATTAATCATAGTACAAGATGAATACTGACCATATCAGAAAAATTAGTTAGTATAACATTGAAAAATAACTtacatggaaaagaaaataccTTAACAGTGTTTCCTGTGAACTGCAGTGTGAATTATGGTCGTGGATTGGATCACTTCTTCGATATAACTAAGGAGAAATGGGATTCCTGTTTTGTGACCTCAGTTAGTGGTTCAAAGGAAAAAGATGAGCATCTAACTAGTAAGTAAtctgttttaacttttaacctTTTCTCCTCCTTACCCAACAAGTAAtctgttttcttttttgttttttttttttttcaaatgttGACTTGTCTTGGAGGTCACTGATTGAActtgaaagaaaagaaaagaaagaagtagGAGTCCTCAACTTGTCATATAACTCCACGTaaacaaaagtgaaaaaatttATAGGAAAAAACTACTTATGATAAAACATGGTAGTGGATTCATCGTCCAGAACATTTAGACTATTAAATGGTTccataacaaaatatattttttaagtttttttaacaactattaaataatttttttttaattttaattacaaattaattatatatattttatttaattataaaaactattttttattttataaattattattttattattcatctattatgtttattaacaatcaaaattaaaaacaataacgaattagatgaataataaaataataatttataaaataaaaaatattttttataattaaataaaatatatataattaatttgtaattaaaaattaaaaaaagattatttagcggttattaaaaaaacttaaaaaatatattttattatgaaacCATTTAATAATCCAAACGTTCTAAAACCATCGAAATCTTAAATTAGATGTCTAACACATCAGCTACTACATAGAATCTACTAATAGATTAGTACATAATAGTTGGAAAAACTTTTTGGACATCAAGATTGAAACTTATAAAGCAGTGTTTGTGCCGAATAAGAATCTTATTGCAAGTTTACTCAATCTGAATACACTATTTGATTCACCAAGCTAACACAAAACGAAATAGAAAAAGATTCTAAACCCTAGGcttttaaagaaaaagaaagaagcagAAGGCtgaaaagaattgagagatttTAAGGACATTTGATGGAGAGAGACAGGCCAGCTCCAAGCTCATGCTGCTAACTGCACTAAACCACAAGCTGGCTAAGAACAAAAACCAAATTCTATCTTAATTTGGCCCGCTTCGGCATGCTACTACTGAGACCAGCTCGTGACTTGCCAAATACTTTTGCCTTCCTTCTTTTCCGATCTTCTTCACTATCAGAGTCATTCCCTTTCTCCCTGTCCGCATTGGTTGCTTCCCTCTCAAGTTCTTCCCATGTCTTTCCCTtgtcttcttcagagtcctccTCCGAGTCATCCTCGTCCTCGTCATCCTCGGACTCCACAAGCGATTCACTATCGGAATCATCATCATCTGAATCAGAATCAGGCTCTATATCAGATGGCTCATAGCCTTTGTCTGACTCTGCAGAATTCTCGGATTCTGAATCCGTAGCTTCCAAATTCAGAAACTCCCAGCCGCCACCTTCAATAAAGCTCTGTGGGTCATCAGTGATTGTCTTCAGGATCTGACGCCAATTCAGATTCAGCCTGCTCTCGTAATACTTGATGTCGGTTGTGTCGAGCCATTCCTTGATGCCATCAAGAGAAGTTGAAGGGATGGAATCAATCCTGAGGACATCTCTCTTGAAGTCCTTGAAAACTATAGTCATATCAAAGTTCTTCTGCCCAAGCCCAACTCTCTCTAGATTCACAATCTCAATCTCGCTCAGCGTGACAACAAGGAAAGGGGTCTCAATCAGTTCAACAAGGCAAGCTGAAGTGGGAACGATAAATACAGACGATTTGTGAGGTACGCCGGGGAAGCCAAGTTCTCTAAGAGGTTGATCAAACTCAAGGTCAAGGCCATTGAATTGCGGTTGTCCCCAAAGATCATTTACCCGATTCACAAAAGTCTGAAACTCCACATTGATCTTATTCTTCCTGTCTCTCTCACGTTGTTCTTCTTCAAGTTCGTCAGGGTCATAGGCAGATCTCTTACTCCCTCCAACATTCTGGACCATGTCCATTACCTCAACATAAAACTGTACATCTTTGGTTTTCTTATTTCCAACCATAATATGGTTGTGAAGATGGAAGTGCAAGAGCGTAATCATTTCATTCTCTGCTGGCTGAAAAAAAGCATGCTTTATGTTAGCAAACATTACATCCACACGCTCATCTTGCCTGGTGGTAGAATAACGGAATCCATTTGCATGTGCCTCAAGTGTACCCGGTATCTTCCTTCCACGACCACCAAAAACAGGGCGGATCCAAAGGTCAGACATTCTTATCGGCTTAGACCTATTATTGGCAAGCTGCAGTTTCTCCTGAGTGACCAGGGTTGCCCTCTCGGCTCTCTCAGACTCCCTTGATACAACTTGTCTTCTGAGTGTTTTGATGGACTGCACAATCTCTCCTATGTGTCTTGGATCTTTGGAGCGAAATGAAGCCTCCTTCAAATATATAGATCCTGGGAACTTCGCTGAGTTTGCATCGTGAGGACTGAAAGGAGTCCCAGGAATGTTAAAAATAATCCGGACATAGCAATTGCGGTTAGTGTCCTGCTGGCTAGAAGCAGTTCGAATGAAAGCAACGTGAAAAGGTACCATGCTTCCATTAATAGGCAAGAGAACTGCTTCATTCTTCTGATCAATTTGAATCATCATCTCTTTTGGAGGGGGAAGGTCATTTATGTTCTTGTAGGCAACCAGGTCTGCTGAAGTCCTACCTGAGGAACGGTTCTCCCCTGTCTCACTTCCACCACCAGCAAGCCGTCTTGCAGTTTCTTCATTCTTCTGACGAGCAAGCTCTGCCTGATGCTGCCTTCGAAGTTCCTCCTTTGACACTTCATGATTGTCTGATCTAAGAGTTGTCTTAGACACAACGGGCTCTCCATCAATCCCACGGGCTCTTTTACTTGGCCTTTCCTCTTCTTCGTCCTCGTTGAATGAATAAGCCACATCCTTTAGAGCCTTTGAGCTCATCAAAGTCACAACCTCTGTCTTATCTTTGCTGATGATGACTGTGTCAGCAAGCAACAGAGAGAAGTTCTTGTTCTTAGACTTACTGCTCTCACACTGTAAATTCTGAAATCCAAGGGACACGTTGAAAACCATGCCTTCCTTTATTATCTGCTCATTTTTAGCATTAAGATTCAATCCAGACTCACGAAACTCAATGCCAATGCCtgtcccagctgattttgtcaAATTGGAAATTAAGTCAGGAGCCTCCTTTTCCACAACAGAAACTGCAGCCTGGTAAGCGGCATTCAGCTTGTTCCCAGGCTTCAAAGAACCAATGGCAGCTTCATGGGCTTTGAGTAGAACCTCATAAGCCTTACTCTGAAGAGGCTCTGCATCAATCAAGAAGGTCCTAGCAATGTTTGAGCAGTAACTCTTATACCGGGCTCCAACAGCACATATAATTACACTTGCAGAGTTATAGTGAAGTAATTCATCATTGCTGACAGCACTAGGTCTTAGATCAAACTCCCCACCACTCTGAAAAATTGGGGGGTAACAAATATCAACATTCTCTGCCTTCAATTTACAATTGACTTTTGAGGGTTCAAGTATGACTTTTTCAGTCTCCTCCATCAATGTGGAATGACTGACTTTCTTCTCCTCGTCAATTACATTTTCAAGTTTCGAAACCACAAAGTTTTTCATCACACTAGTGGTCAGGTATGCTGCTCTCTTAATTGATATAAGCTCCTCATTACTCTTTGCAGCAAACAATGTAGAAAACCCATTGGACACATCAATCAGATGTAATTCTgtattcttcaatttttcaaccCAAGCTTCCAGAAGTTTCCCTTCAGGAGCCTCTCTTGATATGTATCCAACATTAGGAGTATCATGACCATCAGATCTAGACTGAGAACGGATGGCTCGGAATATAGCATCCATCAGAGCAGTTCCATCATCATTTTTAGGCTTGACATGCAAAACAAGATCCGCACCAACTGCCTCTCTGGCAGCTTTTTTGACAGATTCAAGAATAGAAGCTTTCTTTTGGCTGCACAAGATATGGATCTGCTTCTTCATGAAAACCATAATTGTCTCTGGGAACTCAAATCCAAGCAACCATAAGTTCAGAGCAGTGGATTTCAGGTATCGTAGATCTTCCGAAGGCGGAGGACATGCAATTGTAATTGCATCAGAAGAGCCCCACAGATCTATTTTGTGTTCATCCCAATGTGAATATAAACTCTTCAGTCTGGATTGAAATGTATTCAAATCAATAGCATATGTACTTCCTGCTGCACTGCCCTTTCCACTGGAAGGTTGTGCACTTCCATTGCGATGTTCCCCCATAGTTTGCTACCACTCTGGaaaatataaattcaaaaaacagaCAGTAACAAGAAAGGGAGCCAATTAGTGCCTTAGAGTCCTTGCAATTCTTCTTTAATCACCACAACCACAGGTGTGTTACCACCATTTGTCTTTAAGACAATCAAGACTTATAACCTGTATGCCATTCCCATATTTGGCTTCTCAATTCTATTGTTAGTATTGAACTACTTttctaattttcaaattcatccCTATTTGAGTTTCAAAACCAAATGGGGAAATTTTTCCAttctataaaattaaaaaaaccatTGCAAAAGAGATATTGCATTAgtttaaaatttcttttcagACTCCAATACACGTTACATTGTCCAcaaaggaaggaaaaagtaATCAAACAGGCAGTTAATGTTTGTGAAACTCACATGAAAAAAATATTCCTTAAATCTCGTGGATTGATATGGATAACAATGAAAATTTTGTTCAAAACAATGAATGGATCAGGTACAGAGTTACCTTTGAATGAATAATTATGAGAAGACTTCTATCCTGTGAATGAAAATCACCAAGCTTCCACAGCATTTCAGAATTTAAACACCAATGGATTGTAGTAACAGTCCAAAAATCACGGAATGTCTCTTTGACATGTAATGTTCACCTTCGAACAAGACAAAACTTCAGTATATCAAAGATGGGATTCAAATCCAACAATCTGATCGCCTAATGTATAATTTCAATTTATACTCTATTGCAAGCTGAGACAAATGACAATAAAGTAAAAATCTCTCAAATAGATCCTTTTTGTAACTTCGAACAAATCACAAATAGTATCCAATTCTTTGGCCAAAAGTTTTTGAATATCAAATACAATGTTAAAAAATAGAGAGGGGGGGATCTACAACTTTCTGACATGAAATCTGGGGTTTCGACTTTCATTGCTCTAAAATCAACTGGGAAAATGAAaaaccaaaattcaaccaaCAAAATGGAAAAACCAAAACCTTTTCGTTCCTTGTGCATCTGGGGTGTGTGAAAGGTCAGCTCTTTCAATCTTCAATTTGGGAATTCGAAAGCCCGAATCAGTAGCGGTCAAAACGGGAACGATTTTCCGATCGGAGTTTCAAAATTTCAATGCATATGTCATACATACACAGGGTTTTGTGGATATGCAATGTGTTTTAGAGGGAAATGGAGTATTGTGCTAACAGAACGAAAAGATTAAGGAATACATAGATGACGATAATGATCTCTTTCAGATTAGAATTGAGAAAGCAGGGTTCATCTGCTGCTGATGATCATTGTCATCACAGACACGGGAAGGATAGAAAGACAATAAAACAATATTAAAAAGAGTAAAGAaatgaaaaacattaattattgaAAGCTCAACTAGGCATAAAGGGCTAAAGGCCTAAATGATAAGTTTGtagactaaatttttattttggtacATGAAATCACGtcattatttattttggttttcgaaaattaaaattatttatattaaatttttagaatttttttattttttctgacCATGActagacaaataaaatattaatatggTATTCTCTCTACCACACaaatcaaaaatataattattttgtatacAATAAATGACGTTATTTATCCATCATCTAATATAGTAGGAGGATGTCATCTCAGTATTTGTTTGTCTAGTCATCGCCAAAAAGAGTTGAGAGACTACATTTGTGTCTAAACT includes:
- the LOC130933099 gene encoding FACT complex subunit SPT16-like, with translation MGEHRNGSAQPSSGKGSAAGSTYAIDLNTFQSRLKSLYSHWDEHKIDLWGSSDAITIACPPPSEDLRYLKSTALNLWLLGFEFPETIMVFMKKQIHILCSQKKASILESVKKAAREAVGADLVLHVKPKNDDGTALMDAIFRAIRSQSRSDGHDTPNVGYISREAPEGKLLEAWVEKLKNTELHLIDVSNGFSTLFAAKSNEELISIKRAAYLTTSVMKNFVVSKLENVIDEEKKVSHSTLMEETEKVILEPSKVNCKLKAENVDICYPPIFQSGGEFDLRPSAVSNDELLHYNSASVIICAVGARYKSYCSNIARTFLIDAEPLQSKAYEVLLKAHEAAIGSLKPGNKLNAAYQAAVSVVEKEAPDLISNLTKSAGTGIGIEFRESGLNLNAKNEQIIKEGMVFNVSLGFQNLQCESSKSKNKNFSLLLADTVIISKDKTEVVTLMSSKALKDVAYSFNEDEEEERPSKRARGIDGEPVVSKTTLRSDNHEVSKEELRRQHQAELARQKNEETARRLAGGGSETGENRSSGRTSADLVAYKNINDLPPPKEMMIQIDQKNEAVLLPINGSMVPFHVAFIRTASSQQDTNRNCYVRIIFNIPGTPFSPHDANSAKFPGSIYLKEASFRSKDPRHIGEIVQSIKTLRRQVVSRESERAERATLVTQEKLQLANNRSKPIRMSDLWIRPVFGGRGRKIPGTLEAHANGFRYSTTRQDERVDVMFANIKHAFFQPAENEMITLLHFHLHNHIMVGNKKTKDVQFYVEVMDMVQNVGGSKRSAYDPDELEEEQRERDRKNKINVEFQTFVNRVNDLWGQPQFNGLDLEFDQPLRELGFPGVPHKSSVFIVPTSACLVELIETPFLVVTLSEIEIVNLERVGLGQKNFDMTIVFKDFKRDVLRIDSIPSTSLDGIKEWLDTTDIKYYESRLNLNWRQILKTITDDPQSFIEGGGWEFLNLEATDSESENSAESDKGYEPSDIEPDSDSDDDDSDSESLVESEDDEDEDDSEEDSEEDKGKTWEELEREATNADREKGNDSDSEEDRKRRKAKVFGKSRAGLSSSMPKRAKLR
- the LOC130932945 gene encoding uncharacterized protein LOC130932945, producing MKNMEHNNFQGVRTTSRDSSVGLVCHYQFENGSSQFLFLDDAENGAVLNNSLSFFTENFVQSLASSNGLILLSGYSVDQPCYYVFNPLTKNSHMIPQASTLGRIIRIGLAYDGSQFEVVIVEAGSSSESNGLELHIFSSGTGCWSRKHLTHLTLPSLPEFEFQELGTPPLYSNGAIHWEIAGYLLVYQVKGSHCELFELPNLFDDWSWQSTMTYRRSLCKSGGRVYYCYTDFDGFHIWDLLKEDDILGTYYACIDSKRFRWRLVQSIMHEVFISKYQIFYGRFIDWEPYKISPIGYSEQARSIYLQIPGTVLSYNFDTGIMRTICNYSYPGIDFNCCKFLPLIASGVTNCIREVDLLPKEQMELNLPIAEMETLSL